From the genome of Longimicrobium sp.:
CGCGGGCGAAATCTGCATCTACACCAACACCAACATCACCGTGCTGGAGCTGGACTGACGGCGCGCTGGGAACTGAATAGGATGTCGACGAACGAAACCGAGGTGAAGCCCGCGGAGGGCGAGGCCCAGGAGCCGCTCTGGCTGGACGAGATGACGCCCCGCCAGATCGTCGCCGAGCTCGACAAGTACATCGTGGGGCAGAACGCGGCCAAGAAGTCGGTGGCTATCGCGCTTCGCAACCGCTGGCGCCGCCAGCGCGTGGCCGAGGACCTGCGCGAGGAGATCGCCCCCAACAACATCATCATGATCGGCCCCACGGGCGTGGGAAAGACCGAGATCGCCCGGCGCCTGGCCCGGCTGGCCGGCGCGCCGTTCGTGAAGGTCGAGGCGTCCAAGTTCACCGAGGTGGGCTACGTGGGCCGCGACGTGGAGTCGATGGTGCGCGACCTGGTGGACGTGGCCGTGAACATGGTGAGGACCGAGCGCGAGGACGAGGTGCAGGACGAGGCCGAGAAGCGGGTGGAAGACCGCCTGCTGGACCTGCTGATCCCCCCCGCCGAGTCGCAGACCGCTCCCGCCGCCGGCGCGCCCGCCGGTGACGGCGACAAGAAGGAGCGCGTGTGGTTCGCCACGCCCGCTGGCCAGGCGGAGCCGGTGGAGGACGTGGCCGGCCGCGAACGGCGCGAGCGCACCCGCGAGAAGTTCCGCCAGCTGCTGCGCGACGGCAAGCTGGAGGAGCGCGAGGTGGAGGTGGAGGTCAGCCAGAGCATGCCCGTGGAGAACATGATGATTCCCATGGGTGGCGGCATGGATGGCGGCGGCATGGACGGCAACCTGATGGACATGCTGCAGGATTGGCTTCCCAAGAAGACCAAGCGCCGCCGGGTGAGCGTGGCCGAGGCGCGCCGCATTCTGCTGCAGGACGAGCTCGACAAGCTCGTGAACATGGACGAGGTGGTGAACGAGTCGCTCGACCGCGTGGAAGACATGGGGATCATCTTCCTGGACGAGATCGACAAGATCGCCGGCGAGCGCGGCGCGGCGGGCGGGCCCGACGTGTCGCGCGAGGGAGTGCAGCGCGACCTGCTTCCCATCGTCGAGGGCTCCACGGTGCAGACCAAGTACGGGATGGTGCGCACCGACCACGTGCTGTTCATCGCCGCGGGCGCCTTTCACGTCAGCAAGCCGTCGGACCTGATCCCCGAGCTGCAGGGCCGCTTTCCCATCCGGGTGGAGCTGAGCAGCCTGACGCAGGACGACTTCGTCCGCATCCTGCAGGAGCCCAAGAACGCCCTGGTGTCGCAGTACCGCGCGCTGGCCGCGGCCGACGGGGCGGAGCTGGTGTTCACCGACGACGGCGTGCGCGAGGTGGCGCGCACCGCGGCGCAGCTGAACGAGCGGATGGAGAACATCGGCGCGCGGCGGCTTCACACCGTGCTCACCACGCTGCTGGAAGACGTGATGTTCGACCTTCCCGACATGGCCGAAAAGCACATCGTTGTGGATGCCGAGCGTGTCCGCAACCGCCTGAAGGACATCGTCGAGGACGAGGACCTGCGCAAGTACATCCTCTAGCGTGCCCCCGCCGCCCCGGTCTCGCGCCGGGGCGGCGGCTTTCATCCCGCAGCCATCGAAATGAAGTTCCTTCGCCTGCTCCTGCCGGCCCTGCTGCCGCTGGCCGCGTGCGCTCCCGGCGCGCGCGCCGGCGTGCTGGGGGTGTACGACCCGGACTCGTTCGTCGAGGGCAACGCCGAACGCTTCGCGGGCTGCCACGATGGCCGCCGCTTCGTCCGCGACTGCGCGCACCTGGCCGACACGCTCGTTGCCGGCGAGGAGCTGCCGGGCGTGGATTCGGCGGGCCGGCCCGCGCGGGTGCGCGTGGCACAGGTGCGGCCCACGCGCGCGGACCAGTACGAGGCGGCGTACCTCGCCGGGCTGGTGCCGTCCGGCACCGCCGCTGCCGGTCCCGTGCTCTTCTGGCGCCCCGGCCCGCCGCTGCACGCCGTCATGGCCGCCCCCGTCGCGCTGGACTCTGCGGGGATGGCCCTGCTGCGTGCCGAGGCGCTGCGGCTGTATGGGGCCGCGGAGCAGCAGCGTGCCCCCGGCGACCGCGCCGAGGCGGTGGAGCTGGGCACCCCGCTGGCGCTGGGCGTGGAGGGCGAGGCGAGCCTAGTGGTGCAGTGGCCGGCGCAGTTGGCGTACGGAACCGGGCGAGACCGGCGGGCGTCGCTCTTCTTCGTCTACGATCCGGTGCAGCGGCGGGTGGTGCGCGGCCTCTTCGGGCATCCCGAGTGGGGGCCCGTGGATCCCGCGCTGATCCGGGCGGTGCAGCCGGTGACGTTCTTTCGCCTGGGAACCGACCCCGCCGTGTACTTCCTGGCCCGCGAGGCGGGGCCGTGGGAGCACATCGGCTTCGGGATTTATGAGATGCGCAGCGGCCGGGCGGTGCTGGGCGTGCCCTGAGCCCGCCCGGTGTCGTGGGCCCTTGCACCGCCGATCCTTTCCGCACCAAGCGGACAATCGAAAGCCCCGCGCCTCATCTCTCGAGGCGCGGGGCTTTTCGGGCGCGTGCGACGGACGGCCGTCAGTCGGGGAAGGTGATGCTTCCGCCGAGTTCCGGGTGCCCGCCGGTGATCAGGTCGACGATGCCCGTCATCTCGGCGCCGATCACGTCCACGCGGTGAAGCACCGAGCGGCTGTGGGCGTAGTCGAAGTACAGGGCGACGGCTTCTTCGTGCGCCGGGTTGAACTCGATGACCTTCTGGTCCATCCGCGTGCGCAAGTCGTCGCAGATCAGGTGCACCGCGCTGCGCACCCGGCGCTGCTCGTCGAGCGTGTCGATGCTGAAGTCGCCCGTCAGCCGGGGGAGCAGCAGCTCCACGTGGGCCACGCCTTCGGCCGGCGCGGAGACCGGGCTCGTGGAGGAGGCCTCGGCCGCCGTGACGATGGCCTCGCCTCCCGAGGACAGCGCACGCAGCTCTTCGAAGTTGCAGTGAAGGATCATGGGCTCCTCCGCAGGTCGTTTCCCACCTCGAAACAAGGCAAGCGGCGGGCCAGATGGGCCTCGCGTCAGCAAGCCGTTCCGATGTATGTCTTTACGCCGCTGGGGCGCATTTGTTTCAGGGTGCCGGGCGCGGCAGACCCGTGCCGTTCCGGGGACATCTCCGGCAACCGTGTCCCCGCGTGGGAACACCTGCCGGCGGTGGAGGGTGGGTTTCGCGTAACCAGATGGCGGAGCCGTTCCCTACTATTGCCACCGTGAAGGCTGGGGCGCAAGGGCCGCAGGTTCACCCGTGGCGGGTGGCGGCTTCCCATGCCCGCAGCACCCGCCCGGCCGCTTCGTCCACGTCGCCAGCCAGGGACGTCAGGTGGCCCATCTTGCGGCCCGGGCGCGCCGCACCCTTGCCGTACAGGTGAAGCGACGTTTCGGGCACCCGCAGCGCGTCGGCGACGCCCGCGCGGCCCAGCCCGGTGCCCGCGTCCTCGCCCATCAGGTTCACCATGGCCGCGGGGCGCAGCAGGGCGGGGGACCCCAGCGGCAGCCCGCAGACGGCGCGCAGCTGCTGCTCGAACTGCGACACCCCGCACGCCTCGATCGTGTGGTGGCCGGAGTTGTGGGGGCGCGGGGCAATCTCGTTCACCAGGATGCGCCCGTCCGCATCCACGAACATCTCCACCGCCAGCAGGCCCACGACGCCCAGCCCCTCGGCCAGGGCAGTGGCGACGCGCATGGCTTCCGCGGCGATCTCGTCCGAGACGCGCGCGGGGCAGCGGGTAAGGTGAAGGATGCCGCCGCGGTGCTCGTTCTCAGCAACGGGAAAGCACGCCGTTTCGCCCGTCGCGGAGCGGGCGCAGATGACGGACACCTCCATCCGGAAGCTCACCATCGCCTCCAGGATGAACTCGCTTCCCATCGCCGAAACCGCGTTCCACGCATTGTCCACGTCGCCCGCGCCGCGGATTACCGCCTGGCCCTTCCCATCGTATCCCATCCGCGCCGTCTTCAGGATGGCCGGCGCGCCGATCTCGCGTAGCGCCTCATCCAGCTCCTGGCGCGTGCCCACGGCGCGGTACTCCGCGGTC
Proteins encoded in this window:
- the hslU gene encoding ATP-dependent protease ATPase subunit HslU, translating into MTPRQIVAELDKYIVGQNAAKKSVAIALRNRWRRQRVAEDLREEIAPNNIIMIGPTGVGKTEIARRLARLAGAPFVKVEASKFTEVGYVGRDVESMVRDLVDVAVNMVRTEREDEVQDEAEKRVEDRLLDLLIPPAESQTAPAAGAPAGDGDKKERVWFATPAGQAEPVEDVAGRERRERTREKFRQLLRDGKLEEREVEVEVSQSMPVENMMIPMGGGMDGGGMDGNLMDMLQDWLPKKTKRRRVSVAEARRILLQDELDKLVNMDEVVNESLDRVEDMGIIFLDEIDKIAGERGAAGGPDVSREGVQRDLLPIVEGSTVQTKYGMVRTDHVLFIAAGAFHVSKPSDLIPELQGRFPIRVELSSLTQDDFVRILQEPKNALVSQYRALAAADGAELVFTDDGVREVARTAAQLNERMENIGARRLHTVLTTLLEDVMFDLPDMAEKHIVVDAERVRNRLKDIVEDEDLRKYIL
- a CDS encoding 5-(carboxyamino)imidazole ribonucleotide synthase, coding for MTADAAAPFLPGATLGMVGGGQLGRMFALEARRMGYRVVVLDPGEDTPAAQFCDRHVRAPFEDLDACLELARLSDVVTLEWENADVATLREMERIVPVRPGPGVLEVAQHRVREKDAARRLGVLTAEYRAVGTRQELDEALREIGAPAILKTARMGYDGKGQAVIRGAGDVDNAWNAVSAMGSEFILEAMVSFRMEVSVICARSATGETACFPVAENEHRGGILHLTRCPARVSDEIAAEAMRVATALAEGLGVVGLLAVEMFVDADGRILVNEIAPRPHNSGHHTIEACGVSQFEQQLRAVCGLPLGSPALLRPAAMVNLMGEDAGTGLGRAGVADALRVPETSLHLYGKGAARPGRKMGHLTSLAGDVDEAAGRVLRAWEAATRHG